The region AAGATGAGTATCTTGTAATATATCTTTCATGTGAGCTAGATcacttttattttgatattttcatcttctatatatatatatatatatataaaagaggcAATGACTACCATTATTTATATACAGtaccaaataatattaaatagtgATTAATAGTAATTATGAAAAGTAAAAATCAgtaatttttcacaattttttatataagtatTACCTATTAGATCAACATCTAGTGATTATCATCAAATATCTTTGGAGAACAATAATTTTAAGAATGTATACAGTTGAtgtttattctttaaaaatcatTACATGATAAATTATTTGCTGATACAATATAACTTATATTCTTGGGAggaaatttgatatatattataactgtaataatgaaaaaaaaaatcatgaaaataatgaaaaacctaaaataaaaaaataaaaaaaagagatagaaaaaaatagaagaagattcTATTATGTTAAAAATTGAGTATAATGGTAGTGGTTTAATTTGGTAAAATCAtcctttttattataataaaaccttaaaatatatttaaattggcATTAGGTCAATTAAAAATCAACTTGTCCTAAATTAAGTTTAGGTCATGGCTTGACTTTGTTATTTGTTGGGTATGGTTTTATAGCCTAAATTCTTTAAACTATTATCCTaaaaatgtctcataatttgaaaaatcaaataagttatatttttcaaataaggtTAAAAAGAATTTAAGTCACAAACCCTAACACAGTAATAACTTAATAAaacgaaaaaaaattatgtaatcaACTATCCATGAAAATTACCATGTATAAAGCATTACAATTAtcttcaacaaattttttttttcttttttaacaccAAACCCAATCGCATTGTAAATGATAATGAGGCATATATCCTAccgtgtatatataaatatacattatTATATGTCATCCACGAGCATTCATAAAACGTTCACATAGacgaaaaaataaaagagagcaAACAAATGGAGTTagtatttagaaaaaaaaagaagaaaaagaaagaagattaTTGGCTACTAGTTCAATAACCTTGGGTTAAGATGTTTATAGATTTTGAATCTACTGAATTCAAAATCCCTCTCAAAGGTTATTAGATAACAAATCTAAGGGTGTTTGTCGATTAGcaatttgattaaaattcaaatatttcaaactaTCCATTTAAGTAAACAGTAACTTTAATAGTTACACTCCAAACAACACAGGTAAACAGTACTATAAACAGTGCCAAACTAATATATAATGTTTAAAACTGTGCACAATAAAATAGTGGTATACAGAGGATTAAAATAattgcatataaaaaaaaaacacaatattctCATCTTAAACCACAAAAGTAATAAAATGAATCACAACCGTTTAACTTCATTTGCACCCGTTTCTATATAgaaatagaggaaaaaaaaaatcataaccaTATGTGACATCCCTAAAGTTCATAACTGGGACGTTCCTACATTACATGTAccctatattatatatgtaagtACTAATGCATGGTAAAAACCAAGcatgaataattatttataactaGGAAGCTGTTTCTATTACAATAATTGCATGGAGTTTGCTTGGCTTGTGACTAGTTTGTTTCCTGTGAGGTTCCTTGCTGGTTTAGTATAGTACGTAGCTAATTGGAGTGAGACCAAAAGCTAAAGGGATTGGTGCTTATAAGTTAAAAAGGAGAGAAGTGAGAGGGATTTGATCTCATTGTAGTTGTGTTTGGTGATCTAGAGTTTCTGGTAGGGTTGTTGAGGGGCATCCTATTGGCCTTCTGACTACCCTTGCTCTCTTTCCAATGGCACTATTTCCGATTTGCTTAAATCTCTAGCAACATTTAGGTTTTCTTAGATCTTTCCATAGGTCGAATTATATTCGTCCAAATAATTTAATGAgctgtttgtttttttcctactcTTAAAACATAATTGTGAAGActgttttgatgaaaatttaATTGTTACTAacaatcttttaattaattgacgtaagattttttatttatagtgtTTCTGTATTACTCAACAGACATGTTGACCTTAACTCAAACAGAAAAAGAGTATGCTCATGAGGTGGTTTGTccattatgttaaaaaaataataataattgttgactgttaattatttaacacaatgattttttttttaaatgacttgTAGATGCCATAATAAAAAATCTGGatgaaatattgtaaaaaaaaaaaaatctaatatctGATATAAACTTTATATAATGATATGATTATACTTAACTTAATTAGTCTATTGACCCTTGATAGAgtcatatgaaaaaaaaaaatgcatatagtTGACCTCAAATAGATTAAAGTAACGATTTATTATTACTGTCATCTATTTCTTatttcatgttaaaaaaaaatgcaataatattagtattattattggaatgaaatgttgttattttttagttaaaaaaaaaccccatgtTGTTATTAACCAAaggaaattagattttttttatgccacTAATTATTAGGGTAACATGGTCCCTCTTGAGTCCTTCCTATTAATACTATGCCTAGTGCTTTGAGAGGAATGGTGGAACCTTGGCAGGACTTTAGATGAGTAGTATGTGAATAATGTTGCACATGAATGCccatttcttgttctatttaAATAGATACATTTCAATTGATATTCTTATTTGAGTTGTTGTTATGTCCTTGGACATAATACCTAagattatgcatatatatatagctaggGTATCCCTTCATATATTGGCTTTCTAGAATTAATATGAGCTTGGAATCTTTAACATGGTGCAAaagtctatttaaaaatattcatattgTTATAGAGGACAACATTTAAGATTTTAATATAATGAATTAAGAGAAAGTCATCATAAGATTCTCATATTGATATTTATCTATCTTGTTTTGCACATGAGACTGAGTTAATTAGTATTATGACGAGTCTTAAGATATATAACACtataaaaagcttttttttcctgatttttgaataaaattatatgcatatatattgtCTAAACAAGGGAAATTAGGCACTAAATAGTAAATAagtataaacaaattttaaaataaactttgATCTCATGACATGCACTATTTttatagttgatttttttttttttttgtgataaaaggTTGAATTATTACTTAAAAAGTGAATTTAAGTTATTCTTAACACTTTACCACAAGagctaatttatattttatattacttatttataattgattttttgtcTCTAAATCATTATTTGgaaaatcaaacatcaaaatCATCCTACCTAAAACTTGTACAATTGTCCCCAGAATTATCATTAGTTATATGTTTCTTAAGTtgttaattatttcaataaatattagttggaatacataaaaacaatttttacaatcaaatctcataaaaaaatatcaatcacAACCGACAGATGCTCACTTAGTCacttaatttctattttatgagaccatgttttatttttatttttttttaataaatatggataatGCAAATGTTGCAGCCTAACgtcaaaatacataaaataccTCGTATGTCATAAGTCAAGATAGACACATGGGAGAAActgaattttataatatttgtgtCATCCACCATGCGAGTTTTTTTGAGTTTAAACTCATTTTTCGGAAGGGGGCAAACACTTTACAGAGAATGTTGTGTCGATAGGGACCAAACGATCGATTGTGCTCTTCTTATCGAGGGAAAATTTttctatcatttttaaaattatgaatttttttaaagaaaaagataaaaaatagtgCAGCGAAGTACACAAGTGATAACAACAAATAAAGACATTTATGAGTTagaaaatagattaaaattagACCTTTAGCTTTGACACTAATAATATAAGACGATTCTCTAAGGAAGGATTTGATTGGAAGAATAAAAGGAAGTGTCCTAACTCATCaatttattcttctttaaatTCTTACATTATAAGAACcgttcttttaataaaaaatagtagtgcatcaatagtaataataataataataataataataataataataatatttttaaaaagtcttTTGGATATATGCTTAGCTTAATTTTCTTCAACCAACATAGAATGATCTtcccaaaattttaaatttttttttgcaaataattaaattataagtaAGTAGTATTTGCtctcattaaaattttatataaaaataataataataataataataagaccaaaatttgatgaaatattaaaaatgaaagaaagattgcaagcatagtttaaaaaaacaatgatatgtcaaatttagagaaattatgcatcattaaaatattattaactaaataaaatcaACTGAAAGACATCCAAAAGATGAGGTCTagtcactcacacacacacacacacactataaAATTGAAAGCCATATCAAATATGTGTCAATGAATGATagaacaatccaaaaatataaaaataaaaataaaatgagaaccaatgagaagaaagaaaaagacaagaagagagagtgtgtgagagagagagagagcatctAATCTAGTAGGGAGGGGGACAAGAAGAGCTGTAGTTGCAAAGGATTTGGTGCTTAGGAACTTGAAACTTGGAAGGCACTCACTCACACAAGTCACTTAGCACTTAGCCATGGATTTCTGTGGCCTAACTCACTTCCACTGGTCTATTTAAAGTCTCTCTTTGCTCACATTGGCCAAAAGGGTCTTGATAGCAACTTCTGTCCCTTTcttttatctctctctctttctctctttctaaaGTTTCAGAActtctcatttcttttgaaAGACATGAAGGTGAGGACCACAAGCAAGTTGATCACTACTTGGGGAGAGTGAGAGAAAGAAGTTCTATGCATAGTTTCTTTAGTATCTAGTGCTTGTTCTTGTTTCTCAGGGAAGCTCTAAGTTCtagctatttgaagacatgaGAATAAGGACCACAACCATTAGACAACTTGATAAAGAAGTGTgcattagtttttctttgttgtttctttagTATCTAatgcttttcttctttgtttattctttgtctttatatatatacttcattaGTTAATCATTTTCTTAAGTCTAAGAAGCTCTCAGTTCTCTTGGAAAACTTCAAGTTTAAGGACCACAAATTAAACAACTTGAGGTCTtagattttatgatttttatcatatatagaACTACTTGGTTTTCCAAATTAAGTTCTCAATTCTAATGGAAATCATCAGTGTAAGGACCTACATACACAGACtcacaaaaacattaattggatctcaaagtatatatatatatatatatatatatataattatctttcAAGTGTTAAACATGCATGTCTCAAATTAAAGGATAAACTTTGATGTGTAGATCCTCAACTGGGTGCACAACAAGCTCAATGGAAAACAACATAAGAAGACACTCAACAACCCGGttaacttttcttcatcttttcactgtAAGTAATCCTTCTTCTTCCAGAAAGCTTGAATATAATCTTAAACCCATGTATTGAATGGTATAGCTTTCAATAATACTGTATTTCtgaaaattttctgaatttttaaatgatacatAGATGATAGGAAAGAAGAATTCAGTGATTGGCCACAAGCATTGCTAGCAATAGGGACATTTGGCACCAATGGATtcaaagaaaaccaagaaagatgtTCTTCTTCAGAAGGTGACTCAAAAGAAGATGATACACTCACAATAGACTCCTCCAAAAACTCAGCATCTTCTTCACTTGAATTGCTGGATTTCACAGTTGATGATGCAAGCAATCTTCAAAAAGAACTCACAAAACTATACACACTCCAACCAAAATCCAGCAAATTAGATGGTTCTAATCTCCCACTCAATAGATTTCTAAACTGCCCTTTGAGTTTGGAACTTGATACAGTAGCTTATGATCATGATCATAATCATGATCATTTAAGCAACAttaatgctgaagaagaaagtTATCTTTCACCAAAAAGCAAGATCATTTTGAGCAAAGCAAGAGACATTTTAACTGATAACAGAAAGGGAATTAAGCGAAGATCCATCAAGTTTCTTCTGATGAAGTTGTTTGCCTGTCAAAGAGGCTTACCACCCATTCCTAACGTAAGAGACACTGTTCCTGAGTCAAAGGTTGAGAAGGTATATatctacaaatatatatatatatatatatatatatatatatatatatatatacatgcacatTAATTTATAGATGTAAAACAATGTGCTAATTAATGAACATGTTTTTGTAGACACTATTTTGATGATCTTTGACAATATTAATTATTCTTGTTAGATATTAAGGATGATGCTACACAAGAAGACATACCCACAAAGTTCTACCCCAACAACTTCAGTAAAGAAGTACTTAAACAAGAAACCCAGTGAGAAAAGATGCAAACCAAGGGATGAgcatgaagaaggagaagatgaagatcaacaacaacaacaacaaggacaggaagaagaagaagaagaagaaggatctAAATGGGTGAAAACTGATTCTGAATGTAAGTTTCTATTATCTCATTTTTAACTTATGATCACCAGCAGCAACATTAACATGATTGATATGATACTCATTATGCATATTTTTGTTCTCTTGTTTTCAGTTATTGTTCTTGAGatatgaagaagaaatattattttgttaggtGAGGTTGTACTTCTTGGGAACTGTAGATTTGAATTCAATTACTATATGTTATTAATTTGGACATTAATCTCTgaacaatttattaaattgcAGGCATATTTTTGGAGTTGCTTTGATTCAGATAGCTAGCTTCAAGAACTAAATggatcaaaaaaaaaaattggtcatGATGGTGCATGCTTTCTTAGAATAATAACACACTCCATTTCTACTCCAAATGGAGTAATCCATGTTGAGGAGTTTTTGTGTGTTTTCAATCACATTAAAAGATTAGAATTAATAGATATTGTTTACTGAATTTGTATTTGCTGTATAAACAATGAACaatagctctctctctctctctctcacacacacacacacacacacaaattggGAAAATGTGAAGAAACAGGCTAGGCAACTGTTTAAGGAAAATTACTACATAACATAACCAGCTCTTTATTGTGCAGTACTTGTGAAAATTACTACATAACATAACCTAACATCAGTATatgataaaaagtaaaaaatagtgaaaaatggtaaaatttggatttaaataaaggaaaaatttAGGGAAGGCGCGAGAGGAGAATGGAgcgaataattttattttgataaatagacAACAAGTGCCCCCATTTAAAAATAGTCAAGGATATACATGTGGAAGCGGTACTCACTGTACACTCACTTTGTGCGAAGTGAAATTTAAACCCGGGTCTCTCCGAAACGAAAgccctacaaaaaaaaaatccgatGTCAATTGATCTAGCTGCGCGGAAGTGAATAATTTGGACTCTGCAAACATGATTTATTTcttaaactcaaattttaaataataattttttattatattgcatatgttttaaaaataataatatattaacttttaCGTACGTACTTTAGTTattgaggttttttttaaataaaataaaataataatgagataattttttaatacgtgggatattttaatatatttaaaaagaaaacaacctTCACGTGAAATAACGAAGAAGACAAGGGGATAATATTAGTAGCCATTAGGGGTGAAACTATAAAAATGAAGCTAACGTCTAGTGTGATAGAGTACCTCCCATTTGGTGGGACCTCATAAATAAATGAGTCCATATgcagaattaaaaataaataaataacgctATATCAACTTTGGGTGTTTACGCACAAACAAAAAAACGAAAGAGAAAAGCTATTATATGtaagtgaaaaacaaaaaacaaaagagagtgAGCTAGAATAAGACTATCTGGCAGGGATATAGTCCTGGATTTCATTCAAATTCTGGATAGAGAACACTTGTAAGAAACTTTTCATGTTGATTCGGTTTGAtacatttttaaattcttttttggTGTCTTCTTATATCTATGCTTATGTGTGATGATATATGTAGTTTGGAAGTAGTTTTTGTGTTGATAATACTATTATGGTCATAGTTGTCAAAGGTGCTCCTCATGTGCGTCTCAGGCTCAAGGCTCAACAACATGCACATTTATAGATGTCAGGCGGGCTTTGTTATAAAAGCGCGCGCCTTTGAGCCTAGGCGCAAGGCTCGAGGGATGGGCCTAGGTCCGTCTTAGTAAcatcaacaaatttatttagttatttttaaatatttagtttaaactTCTAATCTTATCCACACATCTTcatgattaaaaatgaaatggGCTCACATACAATCAAAACCGTTTAAATTAGGGTGACCAACACACAACCAACCAAGTAGAATCAAGACTTCATCTCTCTTTTCTGGGCTGATCCACtatttagatgaaaaaaatgataaatttgaagagGAAATTGATGATGTTGGATAATGATGAActtaatgattttgatgatagttagtaaaatttagattttattatacAAGTTAGGATTTGGACTAGATGCATGCATTATATCATATTAtcgcatttttttattaaacatttgaaaattattttgcatgttattatgtaatttttttttaagtcttgaTTGTCTTCTATGATATTAATCTTtaagacattttaaaaatttaatacaaattaatatttagtacaactatttctaatttttcaattttctttagtGGTGATTGGTGCGCCTAGTGTTAATCGGGTGTGCACCTGCGCCTTGCGCCTAGGCCCCCAGATCCCTTTGGGCCCAAATGCACCTTACACCTATGATAACCTTGATTATGGTGTAATTCTCTAGTTGAGAATCTAGAGAAAACATTATTATCCCTTGTTGATATAGTGGAAAAAAGTTTTTAAGTGGTCTTAGAGTCCTGTGATTTTttacccttaaaaaaaaaatttcactctaaattgtttttacatttggtTGTATGTTTGATCTTTTCATTATAcctgatttatattttatttttgcccaaaaaaagagagaatgaagattttagaaaattttagaaTTCAACACGGCTGCTTTAATAACCATGCTCAAGCGGCGTTAATTATAGGTTTTTGAATTATCACAAATTGCTACAGTTGTGATGCTACAATACCAACACTATAGTGTCAATTACAGTTGGTGAATTCCCGAGTGTTACACAAGTATTAACATGGTTAGAGTTTCCGAGAATAGTACATTTACTACAGTGTCACCAAAAACACTAACTTTGTGGTTGTGATTGTTCCCGAGTGTTACACAAGTATCAACATGGTTAGAATTTTCGAGAATAGTACATTTACTACAGTGTCACcaaaaacactaattttttgGTTGTGATTGTTCCCAAGTGTTACACAAGTATCAACATGGTTAGAGTTTCCGAGAATAGTACATTTATTATAGTGTCACCAAAAACACTAACTTAATTTGTGGCTGTGATTGTTCTGTTAATTCTCCCTAACAAAGTGATTCTTAGAAGACTAGTGTGACCTGTTTCAATCAAGACATTAGATATGAAAATGTCAAGCGTTCTGTTTCCCATCCATTGTTGTTGGTCGGTTCATTGAGTGAATATGTAGCGCGCCCAAAAGTTAAGAGGCTATGTTTACTTCTTGTTAGTATGGACGGACTCCACCGTGATCCGAACTATAAATatccaaaaaagaaatataCTAACTTATTAGTGGTTTATACAAATATTGGTCTCCCGGAGAGGTTTATatattaacttatatatatatatatattttacacgtAAATTATGAActaatataaacaaatcacATTGACTTGTATAGaaaattatgtgaaaaaaacatagtaacATTGGTTGTTGAGACTAGAAGAGCAACCTAAAACCAAAGAAGCAAATTAATTTGGAAAacattgttttgaattttcttttgccTCTATCATCTATGCATTGTAATGAATATGAAAgatttaatttactaaattttttattgtttgaattcGAAGCTGATGGTAATAAGATTTTAGTTATAAGTGCAGATTTGTAATTCAAATTTTATGTGAATTAGGTGAAAGTGTAAGAGTGGATCTTcacatatttttctattgtgCATGTGCTTATCAcattagtaatatatatatatataaaagattttttatttttattttatatatatatgataaaaaatcatccaattatttagaaaatattacataataaaaaataatactacaaatttttaaaataatcttttAACATTTAATCAAATGGTATATTTAAAGAAGTGCGGTATTGTgaggtgtgattgttatggtgCTATCAACgtaaatatgtatattatacAGGGTTGATATGCAAATTTCCCAAGAGAAAACCACTGTTTTCTTAGCGGGTTTGAAACCCATTCGCCCGAATCCGCTAATAATTTCTATATTATATTTGCATTATCTATTGGAGACCAAATCTCGAGGCACCGACCAGAAGGAATGAAGACCGGCGAGCTAAAGCTCCGATTTTTCGATTTCTCTTCTCCGACCCCCGATTGATAGTTCTAGGGTTTGGATTCTCAGAGGCTCTGGGTCTTGGATCTGGTGCGAATTAGGGTTATAGATCTCAAAGATTGCTGCTTTTTCCCTGAACTGAGAGGTTTATCAGCATAggaaaatctttgatttgtatAGGATTTTGCCAGTCAATGCTCTTTGCGGCGGCTCTTGGAGACTCTTTGCTGACTTCTGAGAAGCGGAAAGGATTAGGGTTACGTGATGTCGGGGGCGGGACTGGAGGATGTGTTCCTCTCCACTTCTCTTGCTAGCTACCTCGATAGTAAGCTCCTTGTGTTCCCTTCTCTAGTCCATTGTTctaaaatttgtttcttttttgttattttcgATGAAGTGGGGTTTTCCTTTGATCGGTGTGTGAGTTGTTATTTTCAGCTCTTTTCTTGTTGGTGTTTGTATGTTGTGTTTGTGATGGTAGACTTTGCCCTCTTCTCAGATTGAGAGCGTTGAATTTGACTGTATTGCTTTGGGCTTTGTCGCGTCAATTGTTCTGGATGCCGTTGttcttaaatttgtttttttttggttatttttgacGAATTAGTAGTTATAATGGAGTGTTTCTTTGATTCGTTTGTAGGTTGTTGTGTTCAGTTCTTTTCGTATTAGTGTTTTCCATATTGTGTTTGCGATGTTACAACTTGCTTTAGTAATTTTATAGCTCAAAGTCTTCTTAATTTAGTGGCATTGCTTTGGTTTTTGTGGCATCAGATGCTCTTCGTAGTATAatgttgttaatttttgttgcgATGAACATTCTGAAAATATAAGGATCTCCGGGCAGTTTAGATCATTATCGTATCTCCTTGAGTCGCATGTCAAGCAGTAATTTGAGAACCTCACAAGGAAGccaatgtaaaaataacactttaTCTATTGGTTAATGACGAAAGTTAATCACAAAATAAAGTGATGGAATTATTTTGTGGGATTTGTAAAGTGCGTCTTATAATAATTCTCTCTTTGTGTAAGTGGCTGAACCAAGGGCAGACTTATTAATCTTTGATTGTAGAAGAGTTTGGATCTCAGtgtcttcaatttttcaaaatttgagaaGCAACTTCGCATCGTTACTTGCTTAGCAGAGAGGTTCATAATAGATATTTGTTTTATCAAGTGTGGCACCATGGAGCTGTGGTTGCATGATTAGCTGGTTGCTTTCTATTGTGATCAATAAATTATATGCCTCAAGCCTTGTGCTAAACTCAAAATACAGGAGGATTGTATGCTCAAACAAGCATTCTTGAATCTTAATTCCTATTATAGTAGTATACACTATTATAATGTGAGTTATGTGATGTACCTGGTAATTCCCAAGTTGTCAAACACTATGGCTGAACCACAATCACCATTCTCTTTTTGTGCATTTTGCAACCTATTTCAGTTAACACAATGAACTTCTGCTGTAAAACTAGTTCTGATAGCCCCTCTTTATTTTGATTCATTGTGTTTGTCAACAGAAAAGCTTCTTGTTTTGTTACGAGATGGACGGAAGCTTTTGGGGATTCTTCGATCTTTCGATCAATTTGGTATCCATCTGTGATTTCCTTGGTTTGTATTGCCTTCTTGGGCATATGTTCTTCAGTTGCTTATACATGGTACTCTTTTGTTTCCCCAAAGCAAATGCTGTTCTTGAAGGTGCCTGTGAGCGAGTAATTGTAGGAGATCTCTATTGTGATATCCTTCTAGGTCTCTATGTGATCCGTGGGGAGAATGTTGTCTTAATTGGGGAACTGGTAAAAGGAATTCTCTTTTGTGGTTGACTATTGATGTGTTATTGAGGAACACACATTCTTACTTTAATATGTTGGTTATTTGAATGTGAAGGACTTGGAGAAGGAAGAACTTCCTGCTAGAATGATTAGTGTCTCAGCAGCAGAAATTAAAAGGGTAAGTTCTATTACCAATACACGCCATAACTTCGGCAATATTCTTTTTGCCTGTATGATCAGACTATTACATGGACTTATTGTCATTTCTTATCCTCTTCATATTAATTGACATATTTGTTATGTTTGTTAATATATCATATCAATCAAGTTTAGCaaagcaactaaaagaaatatttatttttctatggcATTTGAAATTGCATTGCTTGATTGTTTTGTGTTTCTtggataattaaattaaattattattttgcacTGTCATCTTTGATTTATTGTCTCTGTTCCTGTGTTCAAAATATTACCTCAATTAGTTACACtttctaatttgtttcttttgtttttctaacCTACCCTCTCTGGTTCATCAATTTTGCACAAGGCTAGTAGCTGCTTGTATGTATCTCAGATTGTTGTCTTCGTGCCTTTTGCAATACTTGATCTCTGAAACATAATTTGCAGGCACAAAAAGCAGAAAGAGATGCGACAGACTTGAAAGGCTCTATGAGGAAGAGGATGGAGTTCCTTGATTTGGACTGATAGAgctgccatttcttcaccactTGCCAATCACCGCAAATTTTTATCGCGGTTCTTCATCTGGGTGTATCCTAAGATTTAAGCCTTTTGTATTCCTCTTCTTTGTCAAATTTATTACCATGAAGTTCACACACAAATCGGTAGCCCGAAACTTGTGTTATTCAGTATGCTCATAAATGTTTACGTCCtttttattttggtgatttatcTATTGTGTTGATGGAGATTCAAGTTGATTCCCACTGAAGAAATCATTGTATCATTGTTTATGTATGTTGGgattgtttggtttttattctcTGGAAGAGCTTTTCAATTTAGAGCTCTTTTTCATAGTGTGGTATCTTTGTTTAATAGAAAGCTGCTGCTACTCTTGCAgataatagtttttattgaaaactttttttgttatatatatatatatatatgagggcaCTGTCTCAAGGGATGTTTGATGGTGTTGTTGGTATTGTTGGATGTAAATTCATCAGTTTTTGCTATTTTATGCACATTATTTAACAGTGTTGTTTGATGTAAattcaatagttttttttttttgacattattTAAgtgttaaacaataattatatatactaaatattaG is a window of Dioscorea cayenensis subsp. rotundata cultivar TDr96_F1 chromosome 5, TDr96_F1_v2_PseudoChromosome.rev07_lg8_w22 25.fasta, whole genome shotgun sequence DNA encoding:
- the LOC120260840 gene encoding protein NEGATIVE GRAVITROPIC RESPONSE OF ROOTS isoform X2; amino-acid sequence: MRIRTTTIRQLDKEILNWVHNKLNGKQHKKTLNNPVNFSSSFHYDRKEEFSDWPQALLAIGTFGTNGFKENQERCSSSEGDSKEDDTLTIDSSKNSASSSLELLDFTVDDASNLQKELTKLYTLQPKSSKLDGSNLPLNRFLNCPLSLELDTVAYDHDHNHDHLSNINAEEESYLSPKSKIILSKARDILTDNRKGIKRRSIKFLLMKLFACQRGLPPIPNVRDTVPESKVEKILRMMLHKKTYPQSSTPTTSVKKYLNKKPSEKRCKPRDEHEEGEDEDQQQQQQGQEEEEEEEGSKWVKTDSECIFLELL
- the LOC120260840 gene encoding protein NEGATIVE GRAVITROPIC RESPONSE OF ROOTS isoform X4 → MEIISILNWVHNKLNGKQHKKTLNNPVNFSSSFHYDRKEEFSDWPQALLAIGTFGTNGFKENQERCSSSEGDSKEDDTLTIDSSKNSASSSLELLDFTVDDASNLQKELTKLYTLQPKSSKLDGSNLPLNRFLNCPLSLELDTVAYDHDHNHDHLSNINAEEESYLSPKSKIILSKARDILTDNRKGIKRRSIKFLLMKLFACQRGLPPIPNVRDTVPESKVEKILRMMLHKKTYPQSSTPTTSVKKYLNKKPSEKRCKPRDEHEEGEDEDQQQQQQGQEEEEEEEGSKWVKTDSECKFLLSHF
- the LOC120260840 gene encoding protein NEGATIVE GRAVITROPIC RESPONSE OF ROOTS isoform X3 — encoded protein: MRIRTTTIRQLDKEILNWVHNKLNGKQHKKTLNNPVNFSSSFHYDRKEEFSDWPQALLAIGTFGTNGFKENQERCSSSEGDSKEDDTLTIDSSKNSASSSLELLDFTVDDASNLQKELTKLYTLQPKSSKLDGSNLPLNRFLNCPLSLELDTVAYDHDHNHDHLSNINAEEESYLSPKSKIILSKARDILTDNRKGIKRRSIKFLLMKLFACQRGLPPIPNVRDTVPESKVEKILRMMLHKKTYPQSSTPTTSVKKYLNKKPSEKRCKPRDEHEEGEDEDQQQQQQGQEEEEEEEGSKWVKTDSEFIVLEI
- the LOC120260840 gene encoding protein NEGATIVE GRAVITROPIC RESPONSE OF ROOTS isoform X5, which gives rise to MKILNWVHNKLNGKQHKKTLNNPVNFSSSFHYDRKEEFSDWPQALLAIGTFGTNGFKENQERCSSSEGDSKEDDTLTIDSSKNSASSSLELLDFTVDDASNLQKELTKLYTLQPKSSKLDGSNLPLNRFLNCPLSLELDTVAYDHDHNHDHLSNINAEEESYLSPKSKIILSKARDILTDNRKGIKRRSIKFLLMKLFACQRGLPPIPNVRDTVPESKVEKILRMMLHKKTYPQSSTPTTSVKKYLNKKPSEKRCKPRDEHEEGEDEDQQQQQQGQEEEEEEEGSKWVKTDSECKFLLSHF
- the LOC120260370 gene encoding sm-like protein LSM1B — protein: MSGAGLEDVFLSTSLASYLDKKLLVLLRDGRKLLGILRSFDQFANAVLEGACERVIVGDLYCDILLGLYVIRGENVVLIGELDLEKEELPARMISVSAAEIKRAQKAERDATDLKGSMRKRMEFLDLD
- the LOC120260840 gene encoding protein NEGATIVE GRAVITROPIC RESPONSE OF ROOTS isoform X1, which encodes MRIRTTTIRQLDKEILNWVHNKLNGKQHKKTLNNPVNFSSSFHYDRKEEFSDWPQALLAIGTFGTNGFKENQERCSSSEGDSKEDDTLTIDSSKNSASSSLELLDFTVDDASNLQKELTKLYTLQPKSSKLDGSNLPLNRFLNCPLSLELDTVAYDHDHNHDHLSNINAEEESYLSPKSKIILSKARDILTDNRKGIKRRSIKFLLMKLFACQRGLPPIPNVRDTVPESKVEKILRMMLHKKTYPQSSTPTTSVKKYLNKKPSEKRCKPRDEHEEGEDEDQQQQQQGQEEEEEEEGSKWVKTDSECKFLLSHF